One part of the Solanum dulcamara chromosome 8, daSolDulc1.2, whole genome shotgun sequence genome encodes these proteins:
- the LOC129898731 gene encoding aspartyl protease family protein At5g10770-like produces the protein MSFCPYSVFLLLFILLTSRNGASRNNANNEKILHPKRLQRAQQSNSPSCYSQKSKSENGATILEMQHKDYCSGSISDMNKKVQKQLVADDIRVRSIQASIKNIISGKIESLSQTQIPISSGVKLHSLNYIVTVTLGGRNKTVIVDTGSDLTWVQCQPCKLCYNQPEPLFNPSVSPTYHKVVCNSSACQTLQSATGNSGLCGTDLQECNYVVSYGDGSYTRGELGQDHLVLGSTSVENFVFGCGRNNKGLFGLASGLMGLGRSDLSLMSQTFETFGGVFSYCLPSAEAKSSGSLVLGGDSNTSIFKNSTPISYTRMLAYPQLFSFYFLNLTGVTIGGVAIQDSAFGKSGMIIDSGTVITRFPATIYKAVKAEFLKQFSGYPLIPGISILDTCFDLSAYEEVNIPTVKMQFEGGGEMEVDVTGVLYIAKSDASQVCLALASLQYDDEIGIIGNYQQKNTRVIYDINHSQVGFAKETCSF, from the exons ATGTCTTTTTGTCCATATtcagtttttcttcttcttttcattcTGCTCACTTCAAGAAATGGCGCATCCAGAAATAATGCAAACAATGAAAAAATTCTTCACCCCAAAAGACTTCAAAGAGCACAGCAGAGCAATAGCCCAAGTTGTTATTCTCAAAAGTCAA AAAGTGAAAATGGAGCAACAATATTGGAAATGCAGCACAAAGATTACTGCTCTGGATCAATTAGTGACATGAACAAAAAAGTGCAGAAACAACTAGTAGCTGATGATATTCGAGTTCGGTCAATACAAGCCAGTATAAAAAACATCATTTCTGGAAAAATTGAATCTTTATCACAAACCCAAATTCCTATTTCTTCTGGTGTCAAACTGCATAGTCTAAACTACATTGTCACAGTAACATTAGGTGGTCGAAACAAGACAGTAATTGTGGACACAGGAAGTGATCTCACATGGGTTCAGTGCCAACCTTGTAAATTATGTTACAATCAACCAGAACCTCTGTTTAACCCCTCTGTTTCTCCTACTTATCACAAAGTTGTATGCAACTCGTCGGCTTGTCAAACTCTTCAGTCTGCAACTGGAAATTCAGGATTATGTGGGACTGATTTACAAGAATGTAATTATGTTGTCAGTTATGGAGATGGATCCTACACTCGAGGCGAACTTGGTCAAGATCATTTGGTTCTTGGAAGTACATCAGTTGAGAATTTTGTCTTTGGTTGTGGGAGGAATAATAAAGGTCTATTTGGTTTAGCATCAGGGCTTATGGGACTTGGAAGAAGTGATCTTTCTTTGATGTCTCAAACATTTGAGACTTTTGGTGGTGTTTTCTCCTATTGTTTGCCTTCAGCTGAAGCCAAGTCCTCTGGCTCATTAGTATTAGGGGGTGACAGTAACACTTCAATTTTCAAGAACTCTACACCTATTTCTTACACTAGAATGTTAGCATATCCACAGCTTTTTAGCTTCTATTTTCTCAATCTAACCGGGGTTACTATCGGTGGGGTGGCTATTCAAGATTCAGCATTTGGGAAAAGTGGGATGATCATTGATTCTGGTACAGTTATCACAAGGTTTCCTGCAACAATATACAAAGCTGTTAAGGCAGAGTTCTTGAAACAATTTTCAGGGTACCCTTTAATCCCAGGAATTTCAATTCTTGATACTTGTTTTGATCTCTCAGCATATGAAGAAGTGAACATTCCCACTGTTAAAATGCAGTTTGAGGGTGGTGGTGAGATGGAAGTTGATGTTACTGGGGTTCTTTATATTGCAAAGAGTGATGCATCACAAGTGTGTTTGGCTCTAGCGAGCCTCCAATATGATGATGAGATAGGAATTATTGGAAATTATCAGCAGAAGAACACTAGGGTCATATATGACATAAACCACTCACAAGTTGGATTTGCAAAAGAGACATGTAGTTTCTGA
- the LOC129898729 gene encoding probable folate-biopterin transporter 3 — translation MGQEGALSFEGQLHRDKKPKDRILGLILRQFYWLRKLNEELHWSFVSSVVILYGINQGMSLGLSRISTQYYMKDEQKLQPSEAQVYFGIIQLPWVVKPLWGLLTDTLPILGYRRRPYFILGGFIGVVAMLSLSINQNLHLAFALLCLMAGSAGVAIADVTIDACVTENSISHPSLASDMQSLCGLSSSVGQLIGYAISGFLVHRVGSKGVFGILSIPAALVILVGMLTREAHVHNVAHKRASQKFVDAGKAMWMALKCENIWRPCIYMYISLALSLHIHEGMFYWYTDAKDGPSFSKEMVGSISSVGAVGSLLGVLLYQNAFKNHPFRGVLFWTQLLYGASGLVDLILVSRVNLKFGIPDYVVVVSDAAFSHMIGRLKWMPLLVLSSKLCPSGIEGTFFALLMSIDHIGMLTASWGGGLLLHAFNVTRTQFDNLWIVIVIRSILRILPVCILFLIPSSDPNASILPTEMLKSKKGDDMLENQNMEMAPLVRSVDQHLVDT, via the exons ATGGGCCAAGAAGGTGCACTTTCATTTGAGGGTCAACTTCACAGAGACAAGAAGCCGAAAGATAGAATCTTAGGTCTGATTCTGCGGCAATTTTATTGGTTAAGGAAGCTAAATGAGGAGTTACACTGGAGTTTTGTTTCGTCTGTGGTTATTTTGTATGGAATAAATCAGGGTATGAGTTTGGGGCTGAGCCGAATTAGTACGCAGTATTATATGAAAGATGAACAGAAGTTACAGCCATCTGAAGCTCAAGTTTATTTTGGAATTATTCAATTGCCTTGGGTTGTAAAACCTCTTTGGGGACTTTTAACCGATACTCTTCCTATTTTAGGATATAGGAGGCGCCCATACTTCATTCTTGGTG GTTTCATTGGTGTTGTCGCTATGCTTAGTCTGTCAATCAACCAGAACTTACACCTCGCATTTGCTTTGTTGTGCCTAATGGCTGGCAGTGCGGGAGTGGCAATAGCAGATGTGACTATTGATGCTTGTGTGACGGAGAACAGCATAAGCCATCCTTCTCTTGCTAGTGACATGCAAAGCTTGTGTGGTCTGAGCTCATCAGTGGGGCAACTGATTGGGTATGCAATCAGTGGGTTTTTGGTGCATCGAGTTGGATCCAAG GGGGTATTTGGAATTTTAAGCATCCCTGCTGCACTGGTCATTTTGGTAGGAATGCTGACACGTGAAGCTCATGTACACAATGTTGCACATAAGCGT GCAAGTCAAAAGTTCGTGGATGCTGGTAAGGCTATGTGGATGGCACTgaaatgtgagaatatttggagGCCATGTATATACATGTACATTTCTCTAGCATTGAGTTTGCATATTCATGAGGGAATGTTTTACTGGTATACAGATGCAAAGGATGGCCCATCATTCTCAAAG GAGATGGTAGGGTCCATATCTTCTGTTGGTGCAGTGGGCTCTCTTCTTGGTGTTCTCCTCTACCAGAATGCCTTTAAAAACCATCCTTTTCGTGGTGTACTTTTCTGGACTCAGTTACTGTATGGTGCTTCGGGGCTGGTAGATTTAATATTGGTCTCACGTGTAAACTTAAAATTTGGTATCCCtgattatgttgttgttgtaagcgATGCAGCATTCTCTCACATGATTGGGCGTCTCAAATGGATGCCTCTCCTTGTACTCAGTTCAAAACTTTGCCCCTCAGGCATTGAAGGAACTTTTTTTGCTTTGCTAATGTCAATTGATCATATTGGTATGCTCACAGCATCCTGGGGTGGCGGCCTCTTACTTCATGCCTTCAATGTTACAAGGACGCAATTTGACAACCTTTGGATAGTGATAGTGATTCGGAGCATTTTAAGAATACTTCCAGTTTGCATTCTGTTTTTGATACCCAGCAGTGATCCAAATGCTTCTATTCTCCCAACCGAGATGTTGAAGAGTAAAAAGGGTGACGATATGTTGGAAAATCAGAACATGGAAATGGCTCCTCTTGTGAGGAGTGTCGATCAGCATTTAGTGGATACATGA
- the LOC129898732 gene encoding AP2-like ethylene-responsive transcription factor At1g16060 — protein sequence MAKTSNPSKQNTCLSNSSTDNGISKGTRKRKAASKASLPQRRSSIYRGVTRHRWTGRYEAHLWDKNCWNESHTKKGRQVYLGAYDEEEAAARAYDLAALKYWGQNTILNFSVSTYEKEIKEMEGQSRDEYIGSLRRKSSGFSRGVSRYRGVARHHHNGRWEARIGRVFGNKYLYLGTYGSEEEAAMAYDMAAIEYRGRNAVTNFDLSRYINSVVPNPISNPNDMNPMSNTNGEDKTSVVDCPETPPEVEKCRTSIFPDDIQTYFDCQDSSSFVEDSHIIFGDLESFVLPMMFECHDLDR from the exons atggCAAAAACCTCAAACCCGAGTAAACAAAACACTTGTTTAAGCAACAGCAGTACCGATAATGGCATTTCTAAAGGGACGAGGAAGCGAAAAGCCGCCTCCAAAGCCTCCCTGCCTCAACGACGTAGTTCAATCTACAGAGGTGTCACCAG GCACCGGTGGACGGGTCGATATGAAGCTCATTTATGGGATAAAAATTGCTGGAATGAGTCGCACACTAAAAAAGGAAGACAAG TATATTTGG GGGCCTACGATGAGGAAGAAGCAGCCGCACGTGCATATGACTTGGCAGCATTGAAGTATTGGGGTCAAAACACAATCCTTAATTTCTCT GTGTCGACGTATGAAAAAGAGATAAAAGAAATGGAAGGTCAATCAAGAGATGAATATATTGGTTCTTTGAGAAG GAAAAGTAGCGGATTTTCAAGAGGAGTTTCGAGATACAGAGGCGTAGCTAG ACACCACCACAATGGACGATGGGAGGCTCGCATTGGCAGGGTGTTCGGTAACAAGTATCTCTACCTTGGAACATATG GTAGTGAAGAGGAAGCAgcaatggcatatgatatgGCAGCAATAGAGTATCGAGGACGAAACGCTGTTACAAACTTTGACCTCAGCCGTTACATCAACTCTGTAGTTCCAAACCCTATAAGCAACCCTAATGACATGAATCCCATGAGTAACACCAACGGTGAAGATAAAACATCGGTCGTAGACTGCCCTGAAACACCACCGGAGGTCGAGAAATGTCGGACGAGTATTTTCCCCGATGACATACAAACATACTTTGACTGTCAAGATTCGAGTAGCTTTGTGGAGGATAGTCATATTATTTTTGGAGATTTAGAGTCATTTGTGTTGCCTATGATGTTTGAATGTCACGACCTTGATAGGTAA